One region of Mycolicibacterium rhodesiae NBB3 genomic DNA includes:
- a CDS encoding helix-turn-helix domain-containing protein — protein MKRQVDYTWRLAELMAARGMHNSTQLIPLLLERGIQLSRPQVYRVVHQRPERISLQMMAALCDILGCGVEDLVTVTAADVRRRKASSGSQAVAKPNVVELNKAVRPRRARVLSDDD, from the coding sequence ATGAAACGCCAAGTTGACTACACCTGGAGGCTGGCCGAGCTCATGGCCGCCCGCGGAATGCACAACAGTACTCAGCTCATCCCGCTGCTTTTGGAGCGGGGGATTCAACTGTCACGACCGCAGGTGTATCGCGTGGTTCATCAACGCCCCGAACGGATTTCCCTACAGATGATGGCAGCACTGTGCGACATCTTGGGCTGCGGGGTGGAGGACCTGGTGACCGTGACCGCCGCCGATGTCCGTCGACGCAAAGCGTCGTCGGGCTCGCAAGCCGTAGCCAAGCCCAACGTCGTCGAACTCAACAAGGCGGTGCGACCTCGCCGAGCCAGGGTGCTCAGCGATGACGATTAG